The following proteins are co-located in the Pseudomonas sp. ATCC 13867 genome:
- a CDS encoding cupin domain-containing protein, translating to MSDFITVLRETCPTPVLDATQWKRIGGDPHTVNLNAYTSKDGSKIMGTWICTPGKFEVNYGKWEYCHFLDGYCVITPEGEQPIHLRAGDVFVIEPGMKGTWEVVETVRKYFVFA from the coding sequence ATGTCCGACTTCATTACCGTGCTGCGCGAAACCTGTCCGACCCCGGTGCTGGACGCCACCCAATGGAAACGCATCGGCGGCGACCCGCACACCGTCAACCTCAATGCCTACACCTCGAAAGACGGCAGCAAGATCATGGGCACCTGGATCTGCACCCCTGGCAAGTTCGAGGTGAACTACGGGAAGTGGGAGTACTGCCATTTCCTCGATGGCTACTGCGTCATTACCCCCGAGGGCGAGCAGCCGATCCACCTGCGTGCCGGCGATGTGTTCGTCATCGAGCCGGGCATGAAGGGCACCTGGGAAGTGGTGGAAACGGTGCGCAAGTACTTCGTCTTCGCCTGA
- a CDS encoding RNA methyltransferase — translation MHFTDLDQRLATLGALPLHRARMLRAWLQGRALDSGTRRQASADFLPLSVRNGVAGIDAELAQLARLHSRHPGADGSERLLVQLHDGQMVESVLLPRGGVCVSTQVGCAVGCLFCMTGKSGLLRQVSAMEILAQVVLARRVRAVKRVVFMGMGEPAHNLDSVLEAIDRLGTDGGIGHKNLVFSTVGDPRVFERLPQQKIKPALALSLHTSNAELRERLLPRAPKLSPEELVELGETYARQVGYPVQYQWTLLKGINDSQDELDGILRLLKGKFGILNLIPFNSLEGDQYQRPDGERIDEIVRYLHSRGVLTKVRNSAGQDVDGGCGQLRARATGLIASSRRRMPS, via the coding sequence ATGCACTTCACCGACCTCGACCAACGTCTCGCCACCCTCGGAGCGCTGCCCCTGCACCGCGCCCGGATGCTGCGCGCCTGGCTGCAGGGCAGGGCGCTGGACAGCGGCACGCGGCGCCAGGCCAGCGCAGACTTCCTGCCGCTCTCCGTGCGCAACGGCGTGGCGGGCATCGACGCCGAACTTGCGCAGCTGGCGCGCCTGCATTCCCGGCACCCCGGCGCGGACGGCTCCGAGCGCCTGCTGGTGCAACTGCACGACGGGCAGATGGTGGAAAGCGTGCTGCTGCCGCGCGGCGGCGTGTGCGTGTCCACCCAGGTCGGCTGCGCGGTGGGCTGCCTGTTCTGCATGACTGGCAAGAGTGGCCTGCTGCGCCAGGTGAGCGCGATGGAAATCCTGGCCCAGGTGGTGCTGGCCCGCCGCGTGCGAGCGGTGAAGCGCGTGGTGTTCATGGGCATGGGCGAGCCGGCGCACAACCTCGACAGCGTGCTCGAAGCCATCGACCGCCTCGGCACCGACGGCGGCATCGGCCACAAGAACCTGGTGTTCTCCACCGTCGGTGATCCGCGTGTGTTCGAGCGCCTGCCGCAACAGAAGATCAAGCCGGCGCTGGCGCTCTCGCTGCACACCAGCAACGCCGAGCTGCGCGAACGGCTGCTGCCGCGCGCGCCGAAGCTCAGCCCGGAGGAACTGGTGGAGCTGGGCGAAACCTATGCCCGCCAGGTCGGCTATCCGGTCCAGTACCAGTGGACGCTGCTCAAGGGCATCAACGACAGCCAGGACGAGCTCGACGGCATCCTGCGCCTGCTCAAGGGCAAGTTCGGCATCCTCAACCTGATCCCCTTCAACAGCCTCGAAGGCGACCAGTACCAGCGCCCGGACGGCGAGCGCATCGATGAGATCGTCCGTTACCTGCACAGCCGGGGCGTGCTGACCAAGGTGCGCAACAGTGCCGGGCAGGACGTCGACGGCGGCTGCGGCCAACTGCGTGCCCGTGCCACCGGGCTGATCGCCTCGTCGCGCCGGCGGATGCCCTCGTAG
- the ampC gene encoding class C beta-lactamase translates to MRLTGPLALSCSLTLACIPPANAVAPDFDAKVQRAAEAVMREHAIAGLAIGVTDNGEQRFYNFGLASKESRQPVTSDTLFEVGSISKTFTVTLAAFAQAAGKLSLKASPTRYMPELRGSALDKVSLINLATHTAGGFPLQIPEAVQTSAQLTEYYNDWQPQYLAGTQRTYANPSIALVGFATERALDVPFKTAMQRNVFAPLGLSNTHIEVPVTRQGYYAQGYDKNDAPVRLNPDVLADVAYGVRSSSRDLLHFVEIQLGRVKPGEKLQAALDATRTGYYKVGPMTQDLIWEQYAYPPKLAELQQYNGSQMIQGNQVVTALTPPLPPQQKVWVNKTGATAGFGAYVAFVPAKQRGIVLLANRNYPNEARVKLAWDILSWLE, encoded by the coding sequence ATGCGCCTGACCGGCCCGCTCGCACTCAGCTGCTCGCTCACCCTCGCCTGCATTCCCCCGGCCAACGCCGTGGCGCCGGACTTCGATGCCAAGGTGCAGAGGGCCGCCGAGGCAGTGATGCGCGAACACGCTATCGCGGGGCTGGCGATCGGCGTCACCGACAACGGCGAGCAGCGCTTCTACAACTTCGGCCTGGCGTCGAAGGAAAGCCGCCAGCCGGTCACCAGCGATACCCTGTTCGAGGTCGGCTCGATCAGCAAGACCTTCACCGTGACCCTCGCCGCCTTCGCCCAGGCCGCCGGCAAGCTGTCGCTGAAGGCGAGCCCCACCCGCTATATGCCGGAGCTGCGCGGCAGCGCGCTGGACAAGGTCAGCCTGATCAACCTCGCCACCCATACCGCCGGCGGCTTCCCGTTGCAGATTCCCGAGGCGGTGCAAACGTCCGCGCAGCTCACCGAGTACTACAACGACTGGCAGCCGCAGTACCTCGCCGGCACCCAGCGCACCTACGCCAACCCGAGCATCGCCCTGGTCGGCTTCGCCACCGAGCGGGCACTCGACGTGCCGTTCAAGACGGCGATGCAGCGCAACGTGTTCGCCCCGCTGGGCCTCTCCAACACCCATATCGAGGTGCCGGTGACCCGCCAGGGCTACTACGCCCAGGGCTACGACAAGAACGACGCGCCGGTGCGGCTCAACCCCGACGTGCTGGCCGACGTGGCCTACGGCGTACGCAGCAGCAGCCGCGACCTGCTGCACTTCGTCGAGATCCAGCTGGGCCGGGTCAAGCCGGGGGAGAAGCTGCAGGCCGCGCTCGACGCCACCCGCACCGGCTACTACAAGGTCGGCCCGATGACCCAGGACCTGATCTGGGAGCAGTACGCCTACCCGCCGAAGCTGGCCGAGCTGCAGCAGTACAACGGCAGCCAGATGATCCAGGGCAACCAGGTGGTCACCGCCCTCACCCCACCGTTGCCGCCGCAGCAGAAGGTCTGGGTGAACAAGACCGGCGCCACCGCAGGCTTCGGCGCCTACGTGGCGTTCGTGCCGGCGAAACAGCGCGGCATCGTGCTGCTCGCCAACCGCAACTATCCCAACGAGGCGCGGGTGAAGCTGGCCTGGGACATTCTTTCATGGTTGGAGTGA
- a CDS encoding MgtC/SapB family protein, producing the protein MDWKIFLLRVAAALALGALIGAERQLRQRLTGLRTNALVSTGACLFVLMTQAMPGLSADAPRIAAYVVSGIGFLGGGVIMRDGLNVRGLNTAATLWCTAAIGVLCSMGLLLEAALGSVVVLCANILLRDIASRLNHQDMLPASEAEQRYGVAIVCRAEDEIQVRSLMLHSLDGGELRLQSLHSEDQPNPAKLEVRAELLGGHGAAGQLERMVSRISLEKGVSSVRWQLFELASD; encoded by the coding sequence ATGGATTGGAAAATCTTCCTGCTGCGGGTGGCCGCGGCACTTGCCCTGGGCGCCCTGATCGGCGCCGAACGCCAATTGCGCCAGCGCCTCACCGGCCTGCGCACCAATGCCCTGGTCAGCACCGGCGCCTGCCTGTTCGTGCTGATGACCCAGGCCATGCCGGGCCTCTCGGCGGACGCCCCGCGCATCGCCGCCTACGTGGTTTCCGGCATCGGTTTCCTCGGCGGCGGCGTGATCATGCGCGACGGCCTCAACGTACGCGGCCTGAATACCGCGGCCACCCTCTGGTGCACCGCCGCCATCGGCGTGCTGTGCAGCATGGGCCTGCTGCTGGAGGCGGCGCTGGGCAGCGTGGTGGTGCTGTGCGCCAATATCCTGCTGCGCGACATCGCTTCGCGCCTGAACCACCAGGACATGCTGCCGGCCAGCGAGGCGGAGCAGCGCTACGGGGTGGCCATCGTCTGCCGCGCCGAGGACGAGATCCAGGTGCGCAGCCTGATGCTGCACAGCCTGGACGGTGGCGAACTGCGCCTGCAGTCGCTGCACAGCGAGGACCAGCCGAACCCGGCGAAACTGGAAGTACGTGCCGAACTGCTCGGCGGCCACGGCGCCGCCGGCCAGCTGGAGCGCATGGTCAGCCGCATCAGCCTGGAGAAAGGCGTCAGCTCGGTGCGCTGGCAGTTGTTCGAGCTGGCAAGCGACTGA
- a CDS encoding GlxA family transcriptional regulator, translating to MKQVAVLAYEGCWAMGLFSATDFFRIASLLERHVGVERSFAVRVVSVEGAPVLAAGGHLVTPDGGLRDVAEASLIVLPAIEGPRLAGFEPDARVLAWLGERIDAGARVLALTTGAAWLAASGRLDGGLLATHWAFVRQLGKQYPACRFVARESFLQEGGRYSTGSLNGCFDALLDILAQERGDRFAQLCATHLLVADPHRLGPILPGHRNHCDETVLRVQDWIESHHAQPLTIARMAHQAGVSERTFKRRFSEATRLPPNLYLQQVRIDKAKKLLLATPLAVREIAAEVGYENVSFFVRLFKARTGTTPARWRAGS from the coding sequence ATGAAACAGGTGGCGGTTCTGGCCTACGAAGGGTGCTGGGCGATGGGGTTGTTCTCGGCGACGGACTTCTTCCGCATCGCCTCGCTGCTGGAACGGCACGTCGGCGTGGAGCGCTCCTTCGCCGTCCGCGTGGTGTCCGTCGAGGGGGCTCCGGTGCTTGCCGCCGGTGGCCACCTCGTCACGCCGGATGGCGGTTTGCGGGATGTCGCGGAGGCATCGCTGATCGTCCTGCCGGCCATCGAGGGACCGCGTCTGGCCGGCTTCGAGCCGGATGCGCGGGTGCTGGCCTGGCTCGGCGAGCGGATCGACGCCGGCGCCCGCGTCCTGGCGCTGACCACCGGCGCCGCCTGGCTGGCCGCCAGCGGCCGGCTGGACGGCGGCCTGCTGGCCACCCACTGGGCCTTCGTGCGGCAACTGGGCAAGCAGTACCCGGCGTGCCGCTTCGTGGCCCGCGAATCCTTCCTCCAGGAGGGCGGGCGGTACAGTACCGGCTCGCTCAACGGCTGTTTCGATGCGTTGCTGGACATCCTTGCCCAGGAGCGCGGCGACCGCTTCGCGCAGCTCTGCGCCACCCACTTGCTGGTGGCCGACCCGCATCGGCTCGGACCGATCCTGCCGGGTCACCGCAACCATTGCGACGAAACCGTGCTGCGGGTGCAGGACTGGATCGAAAGTCACCATGCGCAGCCCCTGACCATTGCACGCATGGCGCACCAGGCCGGTGTCAGCGAGCGGACCTTCAAGCGTCGCTTCAGTGAGGCGACGCGGCTGCCGCCCAACCTCTACCTGCAGCAGGTACGCATCGACAAGGCGAAGAAGCTGCTGCTGGCGACCCCGTTGGCGGTGCGCGAGATCGCCGCCGAGGTGGGCTACGAGAACGTCAGCTTCTTCGTCCGCCTGTTCAAGGCCCGCACCGGGACCACACCGGCGCGCTGGCGGGCGGGTTCCTAA
- a CDS encoding alpha/beta fold hydrolase, giving the protein MPLPVSTREHWISTEKGQLFAQDWTPAETRGEPILLLHDSLGCVALWRDFPEHLARTTSRPVIAYDRLGFGRSEPYPGALPLGFIDDEAQEHFPRLQQHFGFERCVVFGHSVGGAMAVACVARHPRACAALVTESAQAFVEHRTRDGIRAAEQEFAREGQLERLQKYHGDKAFWVLRAWVDTWLSEEFSDWNLDAELAQVRCPILSLHGEQDEYGSAAHPERFTSVPGVPTVLKLLPDCGHVPHRQQQATVLAAVDDFLRRFGNAMAG; this is encoded by the coding sequence ATGCCGTTGCCCGTCAGCACCCGCGAACACTGGATCAGCACCGAGAAGGGCCAGCTCTTCGCCCAGGACTGGACGCCCGCCGAAACGCGCGGCGAGCCCATCCTGCTGCTGCATGATTCCCTGGGCTGCGTGGCGTTGTGGCGGGACTTTCCCGAGCACCTCGCACGTACTACCAGCCGCCCGGTGATCGCCTACGACCGTCTCGGTTTCGGCCGTTCCGAACCCTACCCCGGCGCCCTGCCCCTGGGCTTCATCGACGACGAAGCGCAGGAGCACTTCCCGCGGCTGCAACAGCACTTCGGCTTCGAACGCTGCGTGGTGTTCGGCCACAGCGTCGGCGGCGCGATGGCGGTGGCCTGCGTGGCGCGGCATCCGCGGGCCTGCGCGGCGCTGGTCACCGAATCGGCCCAGGCCTTCGTCGAGCACCGGACCCGCGACGGCATCCGCGCCGCCGAACAGGAATTTGCCCGCGAAGGCCAACTGGAGCGCCTGCAGAAGTACCACGGCGACAAGGCCTTCTGGGTGCTGCGTGCCTGGGTCGATACCTGGCTGTCGGAGGAGTTCAGCGACTGGAACCTCGACGCCGAACTGGCCCAGGTGCGCTGCCCGATCCTCAGCCTGCACGGCGAGCAGGACGAATACGGCTCGGCGGCGCACCCCGAACGCTTCACCTCGGTGCCGGGCGTGCCCACGGTGCTGAAGCTGCTGCCCGACTGCGGCCACGTCCCGCACCGCCAGCAGCAGGCGACGGTGCTGGCGGCGGTGGACGATTTCCTCCGGCGCTTCGGCAACGCGATGGCAGGCTAG
- a CDS encoding LysR family transcriptional regulator: MNRNELRRVDMNLLVIFETLMFERNLTRAAEKLFLGQPAVSAALARLRDLFDDPLLVRNGKGYEPTLRALAILRELQPAMDTISSAVSRAREFDPATNRDTFRIGLSDDAEFGLFPALLKQIREEAPDVVVVVRRVNFLLMSAMLASGEISVGVSYTTELPANAKRRGLRDMTVKVLRGDDRPGPLSLDDFSERPHALVSFSGDLCGNIDNDLARVGRTRRVMLAVPQFSGLRSILPGTELLACVPDYAAAALVEGSQLRADDPPFPIVTSELSMVWGEVTDNDPAERWLRSKIVEHMARPEA; this comes from the coding sequence ATGAACCGTAACGAGCTGCGCCGCGTCGACATGAACCTGCTGGTGATCTTCGAGACGCTGATGTTCGAGAGGAACCTGACGCGCGCCGCGGAGAAGCTCTTCCTCGGCCAGCCGGCCGTCAGCGCCGCGCTGGCGCGCCTGCGCGACCTCTTCGACGACCCGCTGCTGGTGCGCAACGGCAAGGGCTACGAGCCCACCCTGCGCGCCCTGGCGATCCTGCGCGAACTGCAGCCGGCGATGGACACCATCTCCAGCGCCGTCAGCCGCGCCCGGGAGTTCGACCCGGCGACCAACCGCGACACCTTCCGCATCGGCCTGTCCGACGACGCCGAGTTCGGCCTGTTCCCGGCGCTGCTCAAGCAGATCCGCGAGGAAGCGCCGGACGTGGTCGTGGTGGTGCGCCGGGTCAACTTCCTGCTGATGTCGGCGATGCTGGCCTCGGGCGAAATCTCCGTCGGCGTCAGCTACACCACCGAGCTGCCGGCGAATGCCAAGCGCCGCGGGCTGCGCGACATGACGGTCAAGGTATTGCGCGGCGACGACCGCCCCGGCCCTCTCAGCCTGGACGATTTCAGTGAGCGCCCCCACGCGCTGGTGTCGTTCTCCGGCGACCTGTGCGGCAACATCGACAACGATCTCGCCCGTGTCGGCCGCACCCGCCGGGTGATGCTGGCGGTGCCGCAGTTCAGCGGCCTGCGCTCGATCCTGCCGGGCACCGAGTTGCTCGCCTGCGTCCCGGACTACGCGGCGGCGGCGCTGGTCGAGGGCAGCCAGTTGCGCGCCGATGACCCGCCCTTCCCCATCGTCACCTCGGAGCTGTCGATGGTCTGGGGTGAAGTCACCGACAACGACCCCGCCGAGCGCTGGCTGCGCAGCAAGATCGTCGAGCACATGGCCAGGCCGGAGGCCTAG
- a CDS encoding DinB family protein, whose translation MINLATARLLAHYKRWADQALFASLATLAPEELDRQRAGPMKSMIATLNHIHVVDRIWQAHLQHREHGFTSRQALPYPELGDLWRAQQEVNDWFIDWSAGQTEATLETPIDFAFVSGDRGTLSAGAMLLHVVNHGTYHRGWLVQMYFEIPAMPPMTDLSVYLTEANPAPVANC comes from the coding sequence GTGATCAACCTTGCCACGGCCAGGCTGCTGGCCCACTACAAGCGTTGGGCCGACCAGGCGCTCTTCGCCAGCCTGGCCACGCTGGCGCCCGAGGAACTCGACCGACAGCGCGCCGGCCCGATGAAGAGCATGATCGCCACGCTCAATCACATCCACGTGGTGGACCGCATCTGGCAGGCCCACCTGCAGCACCGCGAGCACGGATTCACCTCGCGCCAGGCGCTGCCCTACCCGGAACTTGGCGACCTGTGGCGGGCGCAGCAGGAGGTGAACGACTGGTTCATCGACTGGAGCGCCGGGCAGACGGAAGCCACGCTGGAGACGCCCATCGATTTCGCCTTCGTTTCCGGCGACCGCGGCACCCTGAGCGCCGGCGCCATGCTGCTGCACGTGGTCAACCACGGGACCTACCACCGTGGCTGGCTGGTGCAGATGTACTTCGAGATCCCCGCCATGCCGCCCATGACCGACCTGTCGGTGTACCTCACCGAGGCCAATCCGGCGCCGGTCGCCAACTGCTAG
- a CDS encoding NAD(P)/FAD-dependent oxidoreductase — MHADYLIIGAGQAGRRAAESLRSLAPAAQVCIVGDEAELPYDRPILSKDALFNVEDEARAFIQDRDFYEHQHIELRLGHRVRNVDPAARQVELANGERISYQKLLLTTGSRARPYPGPVEEGVELLYLRTLEQARQLRSRLAAGKRLVILGGGFIGLEVAASARKLGCEVTVLEPASSLLQRVMPAAIGEYLLALHRNAGVNVCLDTLPSAIRRGAHGLIIESSRGECVADEILVGIGALPNVELATAIGLRVENGIVVDERCRTSDPHIFAAGDVTSHFNPLLGRHVRVESWQVAEHQPQVAAANMLGSEECYAQTPWLWSDQYQCNLQTLGFFSGTGPVLLRGKVEDDAFSVIELDAEGRLRAVATVNQGRDMAAFKRLAASGKPLDAAVLADSATNLRSLL; from the coding sequence ATGCATGCGGATTATTTGATCATCGGTGCGGGCCAGGCCGGACGTCGTGCCGCCGAGTCGCTTCGTTCCCTGGCTCCGGCCGCGCAGGTCTGTATCGTCGGCGACGAAGCGGAGCTGCCCTACGATCGGCCGATCCTGTCCAAGGACGCCCTGTTCAACGTCGAGGATGAAGCCCGGGCGTTCATCCAGGACAGGGATTTCTACGAGCACCAGCACATCGAGCTGCGCCTCGGGCACCGGGTTCGGAATGTCGATCCGGCGGCGCGGCAGGTTGAGCTGGCCAACGGGGAGCGCATCTCCTACCAGAAACTGCTGCTGACCACGGGGTCGCGCGCCCGCCCTTACCCCGGGCCGGTTGAGGAGGGCGTGGAACTGCTGTACCTGCGCACCCTCGAACAGGCTCGCCAACTCCGTAGCCGACTGGCCGCGGGTAAGCGACTGGTGATTCTCGGTGGCGGCTTCATCGGCCTGGAGGTGGCCGCGTCCGCTCGCAAGCTGGGGTGCGAGGTCACCGTACTGGAGCCGGCTTCGTCCTTGCTGCAGCGCGTGATGCCGGCGGCGATCGGTGAGTACCTGCTGGCGCTGCATCGCAACGCCGGCGTGAACGTATGCCTCGATACGCTCCCGAGCGCGATCCGCCGTGGCGCCCACGGGTTGATCATCGAGTCCAGCCGCGGTGAATGCGTGGCCGATGAGATCCTGGTGGGCATCGGTGCGCTGCCGAACGTGGAACTGGCGACCGCCATCGGCTTGCGGGTCGAGAACGGCATCGTGGTCGATGAGCGATGCCGTACCAGCGATCCGCACATCTTTGCCGCCGGCGACGTGACCAGCCATTTCAACCCGCTGCTCGGGCGTCATGTGCGGGTCGAGTCCTGGCAGGTGGCCGAGCATCAACCTCAGGTCGCGGCGGCGAACATGCTGGGCAGCGAAGAGTGCTACGCCCAGACGCCGTGGCTCTGGTCCGATCAGTACCAATGCAACCTGCAGACCCTCGGCTTCTTCAGCGGGACGGGCCCGGTGCTGCTGCGCGGCAAGGTGGAGGACGATGCCTTCAGTGTCATCGAGCTGGATGCCGAAGGGCGCCTGCGCGCGGTGGCGACCGTCAACCAGGGGCGCGACATGGCGGCCTTCAAACGTCTGGCGGCTTCGGGCAAACCGCTCGATGCGGCCGTCCTGGCCGACAGCGCGACGAACCTGCGCAGCCTTCTGTAA
- a CDS encoding amidase has product MRPHELGLVEAAEAIAMRTLSAVELATDCLAVIAAREPQVGAWVHIDPEQVLREARRLDNQRERGPLHGVPVAIKDIIDTGDMPTCSGSPIYTGRRPGMDAAAVALLRRSGALVMGKTVTTEFAYFQAGKTRNPHNLEHTPGGSSSGSAAAVASHMVPAALGSQTAGSLIRPASYCGVVGYKPTYGDFPTTGVKGLAHSLDTLGTLSRCVADARLLRSVLTADTVFPFSSSERWIPSIGLCRTPDWLQASPETRHGLEQLLLSLGACGARVGDAQLPPGFSDFADLQRKVMAYETARSLAPEHDGYREQLSEPLRALIDHGQSLSTEEYSEARCCAEQGMLATTPLFEEWDVLLAPSAPGTAPLASDGTGDPLFSRMWMLLGVPTLSLPALTGQNGLPIGIQLVGSRYGDDRLLRAAQWVERVLSDRPRFSLL; this is encoded by the coding sequence ATGCGCCCGCATGAACTCGGTTTGGTTGAGGCGGCGGAGGCCATCGCCATGCGGACGCTGAGTGCGGTCGAGCTGGCGACCGATTGCCTGGCGGTGATCGCGGCGCGTGAGCCCCAGGTCGGCGCCTGGGTCCACATCGACCCGGAGCAGGTGCTGCGCGAGGCCCGTCGGCTGGATAACCAACGGGAGCGTGGTCCGCTGCATGGCGTGCCGGTCGCCATCAAGGACATCATCGATACCGGCGACATGCCCACCTGCAGCGGCTCGCCGATCTATACCGGGCGCCGCCCCGGCATGGATGCGGCGGCGGTGGCCCTTCTGCGCCGGTCGGGGGCGTTGGTGATGGGGAAGACCGTCACCACCGAATTTGCCTACTTCCAGGCGGGCAAGACGCGCAATCCGCATAACCTCGAACATACTCCGGGTGGCTCCTCCAGCGGTTCCGCCGCGGCGGTGGCCAGCCACATGGTGCCGGCGGCGCTGGGTTCCCAGACGGCGGGGTCGTTGATTCGTCCCGCGTCCTACTGCGGCGTGGTGGGATACAAACCCACCTACGGGGATTTCCCCACCACGGGGGTCAAGGGGCTTGCGCATTCGCTGGACACCCTCGGCACGCTTTCGCGCTGCGTCGCCGATGCGCGTCTGCTGCGCTCCGTGCTGACCGCCGATACCGTCTTCCCCTTCAGCAGCAGCGAGCGCTGGATTCCCTCCATCGGGCTCTGCCGTACGCCGGATTGGCTGCAGGCCTCGCCGGAAACGCGGCACGGGCTGGAACAACTGCTCCTTTCGCTGGGAGCCTGTGGCGCGCGGGTCGGCGATGCCCAGTTGCCGCCGGGGTTCTCCGACTTCGCCGACCTGCAACGGAAGGTGATGGCGTACGAAACCGCCCGCAGCCTAGCGCCTGAGCACGATGGCTACCGGGAGCAGCTCAGCGAGCCGCTTCGCGCCCTGATCGACCACGGCCAGAGCCTGTCCACCGAGGAGTACAGCGAGGCGCGCTGCTGTGCCGAACAGGGCATGCTGGCGACCACGCCGTTGTTCGAGGAATGGGATGTCCTGCTGGCGCCGAGCGCGCCAGGCACCGCGCCGCTGGCGAGCGATGGAACGGGCGATCCACTGTTCAGCCGCATGTGGATGTTGCTGGGTGTTCCGACTCTTTCGCTGCCGGCGCTGACCGGGCAGAACGGGCTTCCGATCGGCATCCAGCTGGTGGGTTCGCGGTATGGCGACGATCGTCTGCTGCGCGCGGCGCAGTGGGTGGAAAGAGTGTTGTCCGACCGTCCCAGGTTTTCGCTTCTCTAG